In Nitrospira sp., a single genomic region encodes these proteins:
- a CDS encoding fused MFS/spermidine synthase, with product MAIVWSATIFLSAFLLFLVQPMMAKMILPMLGGTPAVWNACMLFFQTSLLAGYGYVHLLNSWVAPRRQVFVHLLLLAVPLFLLPIGIPASWTFPDQTNPVLWVLLLLTVSIGLPFFMLSTTAPLLQKWFSWTPHPSARDPYFLYAASNAGSMVALLGYPFAIEPWVPLRGTQGLSQTMLWSIGYGVLVALLGTCAWLLRREHAHGAATTPPRSTAQTTAPLSPLPMLIRLRWILLAFIPSSLLLGATTHLTLNVAAIPLLWVIPLALYLLSFILVFAKWSPANHRAMVITLPVVLLLLIFNAIPFAPSLPYPVQFLLPLVGLGLVAMVCHGELARTRPATDRLTIFYLLMSIGGALGGLFNALIAPVVFSDIYEYDIILVLAACVLPRLEGADPLWLSHWISSRWDARVRNAGDLPWMAGVGLITALCAALSYSLDEPPLILDAALAGIPLLLCYACIRKPLHLGLALGAVLVTANVISNAFDDPVLYRTRSFFGVLTVKADGDVHRLKHGTINHGMQRMQPEMRRESVSYFHPAGPYGQVFAAFSGTESKKRIAVTGLGIAALANYAEQGQSLTFYEIDPAVVEIAQTPRLFTYYDDAVRRGVDLRVVVGDARLKMLEAPDGAYDMVILDAFTSDAIPVHLLTREAMEMYLRKLAPNGLLVIHISNRYLALEPVLGNLGHVLHLFGLKQFGTSDDTVLQYAADIVVMAKEKEAFGALGKDPRWTPLQQSSSVGLWSDDFSNVVRAIRWSK from the coding sequence TTGGCCATAGTCTGGTCGGCGACGATCTTCCTGAGCGCCTTCTTACTGTTTCTCGTCCAGCCCATGATGGCAAAGATGATCCTCCCGATGTTGGGGGGGACCCCGGCGGTCTGGAATGCCTGCATGTTGTTCTTTCAAACCTCGCTCTTGGCGGGGTACGGGTATGTCCATCTCCTGAATTCATGGGTCGCGCCTCGTCGCCAGGTATTCGTCCATCTGCTCTTGCTGGCTGTTCCGCTGTTCCTCCTGCCCATCGGCATCCCAGCCTCATGGACGTTTCCCGACCAGACCAACCCTGTGCTCTGGGTGCTCCTTCTCTTGACCGTGTCGATCGGCCTACCCTTCTTCATGCTCTCCACGACGGCCCCGCTCTTACAGAAGTGGTTTTCTTGGACCCCTCATCCGTCTGCTCGAGATCCCTATTTCTTGTATGCCGCAAGTAATGCGGGCAGCATGGTGGCATTACTGGGCTATCCGTTCGCGATCGAACCCTGGGTTCCCCTCAGAGGCACACAAGGATTGTCGCAGACGATGCTCTGGAGCATCGGGTATGGAGTCCTTGTCGCCCTTCTTGGAACATGCGCGTGGCTCCTCAGGCGCGAACACGCGCACGGAGCGGCGACAACGCCCCCCAGGTCGACGGCTCAGACAACTGCGCCGCTCTCGCCGCTTCCCATGCTCATTCGCCTACGCTGGATCCTCCTGGCCTTCATTCCCTCGAGCCTGTTGCTGGGGGCCACGACCCACCTCACGCTCAATGTCGCAGCCATTCCATTGCTGTGGGTCATCCCCCTCGCGCTGTATCTGCTGAGTTTTATTCTCGTGTTCGCGAAATGGTCTCCGGCCAATCACCGAGCCATGGTCATCACCTTACCGGTTGTACTGCTGCTCCTGATATTCAACGCCATCCCCTTTGCCCCATCGCTTCCATATCCCGTTCAATTCCTGCTCCCTCTCGTGGGGTTGGGTCTGGTGGCGATGGTCTGTCATGGCGAACTAGCCAGAACGAGGCCCGCGACAGACCGGCTGACGATCTTCTATTTACTCATGTCCATTGGCGGGGCGCTCGGAGGCCTCTTCAATGCCCTGATTGCGCCGGTTGTGTTCAGCGACATTTATGAATACGACATCATCCTCGTGCTCGCCGCCTGTGTGCTGCCACGTCTAGAAGGCGCCGATCCGCTGTGGCTGTCGCACTGGATCTCTTCCCGGTGGGACGCACGCGTGCGGAACGCGGGAGATCTGCCGTGGATGGCAGGAGTGGGACTGATCACCGCGCTCTGTGCGGCCCTCAGCTATTCGTTGGATGAACCGCCGCTCATCCTGGACGCCGCCCTCGCCGGTATTCCGTTGCTGCTGTGTTATGCCTGTATCCGGAAACCGCTTCACTTGGGATTGGCGCTCGGCGCGGTGCTCGTTACCGCCAACGTCATCAGTAACGCGTTCGACGATCCAGTCCTGTACCGGACACGCTCATTCTTCGGCGTGCTCACGGTCAAAGCGGATGGAGATGTGCATCGGCTGAAGCACGGCACTATCAACCACGGCATGCAGCGGATGCAGCCGGAGATGCGACGAGAATCGGTGAGCTACTTTCATCCCGCCGGACCCTACGGACAAGTGTTTGCCGCGTTCAGCGGGACCGAATCCAAGAAGCGTATTGCCGTCACGGGCCTCGGCATCGCGGCATTGGCCAACTATGCCGAGCAGGGGCAATCGCTGACATTTTACGAAATCGATCCGGCAGTGGTAGAGATTGCGCAAACTCCCAGGTTGTTTACGTATTACGACGACGCCGTCCGCCGCGGGGTCGATCTGCGGGTCGTTGTAGGTGACGCCCGGCTGAAAATGCTGGAAGCTCCGGACGGCGCCTACGACATGGTCATCCTGGACGCATTTACCTCGGATGCGATCCCGGTTCATCTCCTCACCCGCGAAGCGATGGAGATGTATCTGCGGAAATTGGCTCCCAACGGTTTATTGGTCATTCACATCTCCAATCGGTATCTGGCGCTCGAGCCGGTATTGGGGAATCTCGGACACGTCCTTCATTTATTTGGATTGAAACAGTTCGGCACGTCGGATGACACGGTCCTGCAATATGCGGCGGACATCGTGGTCATGGCAAAAGAGAAAGAAGCCTTCGGCGCCCTGGGCAAGGATCCACGGTGGACACCTCTGCAACAATCCTCATCGGTCGGCCTCTGGTCCGATGATTTCTCGAACGTCGTACGCGCCATTCGATGGAGCAAATAG
- a CDS encoding FAD-dependent oxidoreductase, with product MSAQGKHVIIVAGAGPAGMAASNMLAKAGHDVIILNRDIKFGGLAEYGIFPAKLKLRGGLKKQYWEMLEQPNVHYFGNVSIGKGKDLTVEDVRALGASAVVFAIGAQGTKAIGVEGDSAEGVFHAKDVVYHFNRLPGFGDRPFEVGKHVAVIGAGDVMVDIAHWLIRYKKVERVTAIVRRGPLERKYNPKEIRSVCANMDVEGITAEVARIKDRLAAVGQNADEVLKGLTDEFTKCEPAVSPTKMGFKFLASPKRILVDGNNRVRGLEMEDNKLEPKGTDTAAVGLKQYYEFPCDAVVFAVGDKVDETVGLPYKNGLFVTNPNKTNNDPDDALFQAYDEATGKAVDGVFLTGWARKASEGLVGVAKRDGEWCAEVVTRYLDTKNPGQPVSAKAVTDKLTGLLKERKSRPVSLAGLKALDAAEKTHSGATDCIGEFKYATNQEMLNLIERHSR from the coding sequence ATGAGCGCACAGGGGAAGCATGTGATCATTGTGGCCGGAGCCGGACCAGCCGGAATGGCCGCTTCAAATATGTTGGCGAAGGCCGGCCATGACGTCATCATACTGAACCGCGACATCAAGTTCGGCGGGCTGGCAGAATACGGAATATTTCCGGCCAAGCTGAAATTGCGCGGCGGCCTGAAAAAGCAATATTGGGAAATGCTGGAGCAGCCGAACGTGCACTACTTCGGCAACGTGTCCATCGGGAAGGGGAAAGACCTGACCGTGGAGGACGTTCGCGCTCTCGGCGCCAGCGCAGTTGTCTTTGCGATCGGCGCACAAGGCACCAAGGCCATCGGCGTAGAGGGGGATTCGGCAGAGGGGGTATTCCATGCCAAGGATGTGGTCTACCACTTCAACCGCTTGCCGGGATTCGGCGATCGGCCGTTTGAAGTCGGAAAGCATGTGGCTGTGATCGGAGCCGGCGACGTCATGGTCGATATCGCCCATTGGCTGATTCGCTATAAGAAGGTGGAACGCGTCACGGCCATCGTGCGACGCGGCCCCCTGGAACGAAAATACAACCCGAAAGAAATCCGGTCAGTCTGCGCGAATATGGATGTCGAGGGGATCACCGCAGAAGTGGCGCGCATCAAGGACCGTCTCGCCGCAGTCGGCCAGAATGCCGACGAAGTCCTGAAAGGTCTGACGGACGAATTCACTAAGTGCGAACCGGCCGTCAGCCCCACGAAAATGGGGTTTAAGTTCTTGGCATCGCCGAAGCGCATTCTGGTCGATGGCAACAATCGGGTGCGCGGCTTGGAGATGGAAGACAATAAGCTGGAGCCTAAAGGCACCGACACGGCCGCCGTCGGACTCAAGCAGTATTACGAGTTCCCCTGCGACGCCGTCGTCTTTGCGGTCGGCGACAAGGTGGACGAGACCGTGGGGCTGCCCTACAAGAACGGACTGTTTGTCACCAATCCCAACAAGACCAACAACGATCCAGACGATGCGCTTTTCCAGGCCTATGACGAGGCGACCGGGAAGGCCGTGGATGGGGTATTCCTCACAGGATGGGCGCGTAAGGCCAGCGAAGGGCTCGTTGGTGTCGCCAAGCGGGACGGGGAGTGGTGCGCGGAAGTGGTGACTCGCTATCTGGACACAAAGAATCCAGGCCAGCCGGTCTCAGCCAAAGCCGTCACAGACAAACTCACCGGCTTGTTGAAGGAACGAAAAAGCCGACCGGTGAGCCTTGCCGGACTCAAAGCGCTCGATGCCGCGGAGAAAACCCATAGCGGCGCGACGGACTGTATCGGGGAATTCAAATACGCCACCAACCAAGAAATGCTCAACTTGATCGAGCGGCACTCGCGCTAG
- a CDS encoding NAD(+)/NADH kinase, which yields MQRKSIGILTKPKFPEVKETLQSVVSWLRAKNIVALLDTTSASLLGETGGIQKTQLANQADVLLVLGGDGTMLNAARLAGERGIPILGVNMGGLGFLTEVRLEHLYPSLDRVFANDFVLDERLMLKTHVHRHGETVTQGAVLNDVVISKGTLARMIELKIAIQGEFVTNLRGDGLIVSTPTGSTAYSLSAGGPILAPAVQSLVLTPICPHTLTHRPLIVPAGAEIEVTLTSKDDGAMATMDGQVGVAISQGDTIEIKVSEHRTRLIRFPETRYYEVLREKLKWGDG from the coding sequence ATGCAACGTAAGAGCATTGGCATTCTCACGAAGCCGAAATTTCCAGAGGTCAAGGAAACGCTGCAGAGTGTTGTCTCCTGGTTGCGGGCGAAGAACATCGTTGCGCTATTAGATACGACATCTGCTTCATTGCTTGGCGAGACCGGGGGAATTCAGAAAACGCAGCTGGCCAATCAGGCCGATGTGTTGTTGGTATTAGGTGGTGACGGGACGATGTTGAATGCGGCGCGTCTCGCCGGCGAGCGGGGCATTCCCATTCTCGGGGTCAACATGGGCGGGCTGGGGTTTCTTACCGAAGTCCGTCTGGAGCATCTCTATCCTTCGCTTGATCGAGTCTTTGCCAACGACTTTGTGTTGGATGAGCGTCTGATGCTCAAGACCCATGTGCACCGGCATGGGGAAACGGTGACGCAAGGGGCTGTCCTCAATGATGTCGTGATCAGCAAGGGCACCTTGGCGAGAATGATTGAGCTGAAAATCGCCATTCAGGGCGAGTTCGTGACGAATTTGCGCGGCGACGGATTGATCGTCAGCACCCCGACGGGATCGACGGCCTACTCTCTTTCGGCCGGCGGTCCGATCCTGGCTCCGGCAGTGCAGTCGTTGGTGTTGACTCCGATCTGTCCCCACACGCTCACCCATCGTCCGTTGATCGTCCCGGCTGGAGCGGAAATCGAAGTGACGCTGACCAGTAAGGATGACGGAGCGATGGCCACCATGGATGGCCAGGTGGGTGTGGCTATTTCGCAAGGCGATACGATTGAGATCAAAGTCTCGGAACATCGCACGAGGCTGATCCGGTTTCCAGAGACGCGATATTATGAAGTGTTGCGGGAGAAGCTGAAGTGGGGAGACGGCTGA
- a CDS encoding ATP-dependent Clp protease ATP-binding subunit, whose translation MFERFTDKGRKIIILAREEAERHQNDYLGTEHLVLAILRESDGIALMILKKMGLSTEQIRLEIERNLPGGGTTMTFGEIPFSPRVKKVIEYGVEEARLLGHNHIGSEHLLLGLLREEEGIGGKILRSLGANLLTARQLTVTFLRKSAPRERDRKSNTPALDEFGRDLTQMAQEGLLDPVIGRADEIERVLQILSRRTKNNPVLIGESGVGKTAIVEGLAQRIIQSEVPDNLLSRRVIALDLGSLVAGTKYRGQFEERLKVVMKEIVQAGNIIIFIDELHTLVGAGAAEGSIDASNMLKPALSRGEIQCIGATTLDEYRKHIEKDGALKRRFQPIHVQPPSMDEAVLIIQGLRDRYEEHHGVEISEDAIIEAVKLSDRYITDRFLPDKAIDLIDETGSRAKLQTYALPSELKAMEQELKKVSRDKELAISMQNFEEAVRHREEEERLRKLLDESKREWKKSQEKNKPTIGKEDVAYVVSKMTGIPLFKLEEEESNKLLHMEDFLHKRVIGQNEAISAVSRAIRRSRAGLKDAKKPIGSFIFMGPTGVGKTELARTVAEFLFNSEDALIRVDMSEYQEKFTSSRLFGAPPGYVGYEEGGQLTEKVRRRPYSVVLFDEIEKAHPDVFNVLLQVLDDGVLTDSLGRKIDFKNTVIIMTSNIGTKMIQKGVSLGFQSTEGEQARRKKEEVMGELRRSFSPEFLNRIDEVVIFHQLEKEQLYTILDILVRELNTRLVEKGVEIELDDEVKQWLIKEGYEPLYGARPMRRTIQRAIGDPLSDDLIRGRFKDSRKIKVVLRDGAPTFIEQETMASV comes from the coding sequence ATGTTCGAACGATTCACGGACAAGGGTCGGAAGATCATCATCCTGGCACGGGAAGAGGCCGAGCGGCACCAGAACGATTATCTCGGGACGGAGCACTTGGTTCTCGCGATTCTCCGTGAATCCGACGGTATCGCCCTGATGATCCTGAAAAAAATGGGCCTCTCGACCGAACAGATCCGGCTCGAAATTGAGCGGAACTTGCCCGGCGGTGGGACCACGATGACGTTTGGGGAAATTCCCTTTAGCCCGCGCGTCAAGAAAGTCATTGAATACGGTGTGGAAGAGGCCAGACTGCTGGGCCATAACCATATCGGCAGTGAGCATCTCCTGCTCGGCCTATTGCGGGAGGAAGAAGGGATCGGCGGAAAGATTCTCCGTAGCCTCGGAGCCAATCTCCTGACGGCCAGACAGTTGACCGTCACCTTCCTGAGAAAGTCCGCTCCGCGGGAGCGAGACCGGAAGAGCAACACGCCGGCGCTCGATGAATTCGGACGGGATCTGACCCAGATGGCCCAAGAAGGTCTGTTAGATCCGGTCATCGGTCGCGCCGATGAAATCGAACGCGTCCTTCAGATTCTCAGCCGTCGGACCAAAAATAATCCGGTCCTCATCGGAGAGTCGGGTGTCGGCAAGACCGCCATCGTCGAAGGCTTGGCCCAACGAATCATACAGTCAGAAGTTCCGGATAATCTCTTGTCGCGCCGGGTCATCGCACTCGACCTTGGTTCGCTGGTTGCCGGAACAAAATACCGCGGCCAGTTTGAAGAGCGGCTCAAGGTCGTGATGAAGGAAATTGTGCAGGCCGGCAATATCATCATCTTCATCGATGAATTGCACACGCTCGTCGGAGCCGGAGCGGCCGAGGGATCGATCGATGCCTCTAACATGCTGAAGCCCGCGCTGTCCCGTGGCGAGATCCAATGCATCGGCGCCACCACGCTGGACGAATACCGCAAGCACATCGAAAAAGACGGCGCCCTCAAGCGACGGTTCCAGCCGATTCATGTGCAGCCCCCGAGCATGGATGAGGCCGTGCTGATCATCCAGGGTCTCAGAGACCGATACGAAGAGCACCATGGCGTCGAGATCTCTGAGGATGCCATCATCGAGGCGGTGAAACTGTCCGACCGGTACATCACCGATCGATTCCTCCCGGACAAAGCGATCGATTTGATCGACGAAACCGGCTCGCGCGCCAAACTCCAGACCTATGCCTTGCCGTCTGAGCTGAAGGCGATGGAGCAGGAACTCAAGAAAGTCTCGCGGGATAAAGAACTCGCGATCTCCATGCAGAACTTCGAAGAAGCCGTGCGCCACCGTGAAGAAGAAGAGCGGTTGCGCAAACTGCTGGATGAATCGAAGCGCGAATGGAAAAAGAGCCAGGAAAAGAACAAGCCGACCATCGGAAAAGAAGATGTGGCCTACGTCGTCTCGAAGATGACGGGCATCCCGCTCTTTAAACTGGAAGAAGAAGAGTCGAACAAGTTGCTGCACATGGAGGATTTCCTCCACAAACGCGTCATCGGCCAGAACGAAGCGATTTCGGCCGTATCGCGCGCCATCCGCCGCTCACGGGCGGGTTTGAAAGATGCGAAGAAGCCGATCGGCTCGTTTATTTTCATGGGTCCCACCGGCGTCGGCAAAACCGAGTTGGCCAGGACCGTCGCAGAATTCTTATTCAACAGCGAAGATGCCTTGATTCGCGTCGACATGTCCGAATACCAAGAGAAGTTCACCAGCTCGCGACTCTTTGGAGCGCCTCCGGGCTATGTCGGCTACGAAGAGGGCGGACAGCTGACCGAGAAGGTCCGTCGCCGTCCGTATTCTGTCGTGCTCTTCGATGAAATCGAGAAGGCCCATCCGGACGTCTTCAATGTGCTGCTTCAAGTCTTAGACGACGGTGTGCTGACCGACAGCCTGGGTCGTAAGATAGATTTCAAGAACACCGTGATCATCATGACGTCGAATATCGGCACCAAGATGATCCAGAAAGGTGTGTCGCTCGGCTTCCAGAGTACGGAAGGGGAGCAGGCGAGGAGAAAGAAGGAAGAAGTCATGGGCGAATTGCGCCGCTCCTTCAGCCCTGAGTTCCTGAACCGGATCGACGAAGTCGTAATCTTCCATCAACTGGAGAAGGAACAGCTCTACACCATCCTTGATATCCTGGTTCGTGAGCTGAACACACGGCTTGTGGAAAAGGGTGTCGAAATCGAGCTGGATGACGAAGTCAAACAATGGCTGATCAAAGAAGGATATGAGCCGTTGTATGGGGCTCGCCCGATGCGCCGGACCATTCAACGCGCCATCGGCGATCCGCTCTCCGATGACCTCATCAGAGGACGGTTCAAGGACAGCCGCAAGATCAAGGTCGTGCTTCGCGACGGAGCGCCAACCTTCATCGAGCAGGAGACGATGGCCAGCGTCTAA
- the tsaD gene encoding tRNA (adenosine(37)-N6)-threonylcarbamoyltransferase complex transferase subunit TsaD, translating to MTTSPSAATEHATSWTPCPILGIESSCDETSAAILNHDGTVLSNIVSSQDSVHRQFGGVVPELAARAHLSTIDRVVQSALVEARLSRHDLGAIAVTQGPGLAGALLVGLNYAKGLAYGLSLPLIGVNHLEGHISSAWLADPTFPFPCIVLVVSGGHTHLFRREADGRTILLGCTRDDAAGEAFDKGAQMLGLDYPGGPAIDRLARQGSPKAIRFPLSRLQKSSLEFSFSGLKTSLLYRLRGMDAAARTAQAADLAAGYQEAIVRVLVDRAFVAVRSSGVDALAVVGGVSANSRLRTLLTARAQEEGVRLALPPMAYCTDNAAMIASAGRQLLLRGHRPVADLEILPSLRPGTYAGRTTVHAR from the coding sequence ATGACGACGAGTCCATCCGCTGCAACTGAACACGCCACTTCCTGGACCCCATGCCCGATACTGGGGATTGAATCCTCCTGCGATGAAACATCGGCTGCAATCCTGAATCACGATGGAACGGTCCTCTCGAACATCGTGTCCTCACAAGACTCAGTTCATCGCCAATTCGGCGGCGTGGTTCCTGAACTGGCCGCACGCGCCCATCTGAGTACCATTGACCGGGTTGTCCAGTCCGCGCTGGTTGAAGCACGTCTTTCCAGGCATGACCTTGGGGCCATCGCCGTCACACAAGGACCCGGTCTGGCCGGTGCACTCCTGGTTGGACTCAATTACGCCAAAGGGCTGGCCTATGGGCTCTCGCTCCCTCTGATCGGCGTCAATCATCTTGAAGGTCATATCTCCTCCGCCTGGTTGGCAGATCCCACATTCCCGTTCCCCTGCATTGTCCTTGTCGTATCCGGTGGGCATACCCATTTATTCAGGAGGGAAGCCGATGGTCGAACCATACTATTGGGCTGCACAAGGGACGATGCCGCCGGTGAAGCGTTTGATAAGGGCGCGCAGATGCTCGGCCTGGATTATCCTGGTGGGCCGGCAATCGATCGCCTGGCGCGCCAAGGAAGCCCCAAAGCCATTCGCTTCCCCTTGTCTCGCTTACAAAAGAGCAGCTTGGAGTTCAGCTTCAGCGGGCTGAAGACATCGTTACTCTATCGGCTTCGAGGAATGGACGCAGCGGCACGTACCGCCCAGGCCGCCGATCTGGCAGCGGGCTACCAAGAGGCGATCGTGCGCGTCCTTGTCGATCGGGCGTTTGTGGCGGTACGGTCGTCCGGCGTGGATGCGCTGGCCGTGGTCGGGGGGGTTTCCGCCAACTCACGGCTTCGTACACTGCTCACCGCGAGAGCCCAGGAAGAGGGAGTCAGGCTCGCGTTGCCGCCGATGGCCTACTGCACCGACAACGCCGCCATGATTGCATCTGCCGGGAGACAATTGCTCCTACGCGGGCACCGGCCCGTCGCTGACCTCGAGATTCTGCCATCACTGCGACCGGGCACTTACGCCGGCCGTACAACCGTCCACGCCCGCTGA
- the hflX gene encoding GTPase HflX has translation MGTDMVLSPTTLSKFRAGPRSLRGLRLIRTQLQDRPLSQEDLTDLGYLRLDLIGILSVSPNGTPGTLYLAHLLPPNETGRLCEVLKPTPLQECPLVFDRFIKDLEVDLQEALKHHAVTSGSESAILVSASSHGRAEQEERLAELADLAASVGVTVFDSIAQRIGDGHQRYLLGSGKLKEVLIQTLHKGADMVIFDQTLTPAQARAIAEMTDIKIIDRTQLILDIFARRAHSREGKVQVELAQLRYLLPRLSGQGTQLSRLGGGIGTRGPGETKLETDRRKIRDRITHLEREIEQFSKHQNQRRARRERQQLPVLSFVGYTNAGKSTLLNLLTESHVSAENRLFETLDTTSRRLRFPQDREVIVTDTVGFIRDLPKELIGAFRTTLEELREADLLLHVVDASAPDIDVQMKAVLDILEELELDKIPQVLIFNKCDRLPAAQAEALCRRYDAIGICALDASTLRPLIDHLATRVHTMTSTEEPDLPPPPAPDPALASHH, from the coding sequence GTGGGAACCGACATGGTGTTGTCACCCACCACACTGTCTAAATTTCGCGCAGGCCCCCGTTCACTGCGAGGGCTCCGCCTGATTCGAACGCAACTCCAAGACAGGCCCTTAAGCCAGGAAGATCTGACCGACCTCGGCTACCTGCGCCTCGACCTGATCGGCATTCTCTCAGTATCACCAAACGGCACGCCTGGGACGCTCTATCTCGCGCATCTCCTGCCGCCGAATGAAACCGGGCGACTCTGCGAAGTCCTCAAACCGACGCCGCTACAGGAATGCCCCCTCGTCTTCGACCGATTCATCAAAGACCTCGAAGTAGACCTGCAGGAAGCTCTCAAGCATCACGCCGTGACCAGCGGGAGCGAGTCCGCCATCCTGGTCAGCGCATCGTCGCATGGTCGCGCCGAGCAGGAAGAACGGCTCGCCGAGCTCGCCGACCTTGCGGCCTCTGTCGGCGTCACCGTGTTTGATTCGATTGCGCAACGCATTGGAGACGGCCACCAGCGATACCTGCTGGGAAGCGGAAAACTGAAAGAAGTGCTGATACAAACCCTGCATAAGGGCGCGGATATGGTCATCTTTGATCAAACGCTTACGCCGGCCCAGGCGCGGGCGATTGCCGAGATGACAGACATCAAAATCATCGACCGGACGCAGTTGATTCTCGATATTTTTGCGCGCCGGGCCCATAGCCGTGAAGGCAAGGTCCAGGTGGAACTGGCGCAATTACGCTATCTGCTCCCGCGCCTCTCCGGACAAGGCACACAGCTGTCACGCCTCGGCGGAGGCATCGGAACCAGAGGCCCGGGAGAAACGAAATTGGAAACCGATCGCCGGAAGATTCGCGACCGGATTACCCACTTGGAGCGCGAAATCGAACAATTCTCCAAACACCAGAATCAACGCCGCGCACGCCGGGAACGGCAGCAACTGCCGGTCCTCTCCTTCGTCGGCTACACCAACGCCGGCAAGTCGACCTTGCTGAACCTCCTCACGGAAAGTCATGTCTCGGCGGAAAATCGCCTTTTTGAGACATTGGACACCACCAGCCGCCGCCTGCGCTTCCCGCAGGATCGGGAAGTCATCGTCACCGATACCGTCGGATTTATCCGCGATCTCCCCAAAGAACTGATCGGGGCGTTCCGGACAACGCTGGAGGAATTGCGCGAAGCCGATTTACTCCTCCATGTCGTCGATGCGAGCGCGCCCGACATCGACGTTCAGATGAAAGCCGTCCTGGATATTCTCGAAGAATTGGAGCTCGATAAAATTCCGCAAGTCCTGATCTTCAATAAGTGCGATCGACTGCCCGCCGCTCAAGCCGAAGCCTTATGCCGACGCTATGACGCCATCGGCATCTGCGCCCTGGACGCATCGACATTGCGGCCGTTGATTGATCACCTCGCAACACGCGTTCACACCATGACCAGCACCGAGGAACCGGACCTTCCTCCGCCGCCGGCCCCGGATCCTGCACTTGCATCTCACCATTAA
- the nth gene encoding endonuclease III: MNAHSRRHSSVTTKPATLARLLLKHQPKAEMELTHQSPWELLVATILSAQCTDRRVNQVTPALFKRFRRPQDYATAPPLELEALIKSTGFYKNKAKHLIGCGKAVTERFGGSVPQRMEELTTIPGVGRKTANVILGTAYGQPSIVVDTHVKRVANRLGLTTSDNPERIEQDLQQQFPNAQWTAISQRLLLHGRYICLARKPLCNACPLYTECHWKGKLPQ, from the coding sequence ATGAACGCTCATTCGCGCCGCCATTCATCCGTGACAACCAAGCCAGCTACGCTTGCGCGCCTGCTGTTGAAGCATCAGCCGAAAGCCGAGATGGAGCTGACCCACCAGTCTCCGTGGGAATTGCTCGTCGCCACCATCCTGTCCGCCCAGTGCACCGACCGGCGGGTCAACCAAGTCACCCCGGCGCTGTTCAAGCGTTTTCGTCGACCGCAAGACTACGCCACGGCCCCTCCGCTCGAACTTGAGGCCCTGATCAAATCGACCGGGTTCTACAAAAATAAAGCCAAGCACTTGATCGGATGCGGCAAAGCCGTGACGGAACGATTCGGCGGATCCGTTCCGCAACGCATGGAAGAATTGACGACCATCCCAGGGGTCGGCCGCAAGACCGCGAACGTGATCCTGGGGACCGCCTACGGGCAACCGTCGATCGTCGTCGACACGCATGTCAAACGAGTCGCCAATCGACTAGGCCTGACCACCTCGGACAATCCCGAGCGAATCGAACAGGATTTGCAGCAACAATTTCCCAACGCTCAATGGACCGCCATTTCCCAGCGCCTGCTCCTGCATGGACGCTATATCTGCCTGGCGCGCAAACCCCTCTGCAATGCATGCCCGCTCTATACAGAGTGCCACTGGAAAGGAAAGCTCCCGCAATGA